In Aspergillus fumigatus Af293 chromosome 6, whole genome shotgun sequence, the genomic window TGTACCCCTTTTCATATAAATATTTCGCGGTCTCAACCGTCCTGCGTCTTGTGGATGTCCAAACTGTCAGTGGTTTGAGTTCATAATCCGTCTCTCCACGGTCGATCATGGCCTGTTTTTCAGATTCCCTATGCTGCAGGAGACGTTCAGTCATTTTCTTTGCGTAGTCCTCTCCCTGCTCAGACAGAGACGCATCGGCTTTATAGGAATCTGCCTCCAAAGAAACACCGGCCTAATGAAAATTTAGTGTCTGAGAGTCCATTCAACCAGAACTCGACTTACTCGTGCAAAGTAGGTATGCCTGGACTTGATGTGAAGGTTGAGAAGATAGAACACAATTCGGTTAGATAAATAACCGAAACTTTTGTTGTTGACAATCAGTCTTTCTCCCGCGTTTATCATCTGTGCTTCAATTAATATTGAACTTGGCATTGTCTTTCCGCCAATAATACCTTGATATAATTCAAATCTTTCTCCTCCATTGTCTGAAATTGAGGGATTCTGGCAGATATCCTGGCCAAGTAGTGCTTCACCGCATCCTCCGATGACCAGCCAACGTACTGAGAGATTTAAGTCATCCTAATTGAACACATGCTAGGAGGGGCTTACTTACGTCTGGGGATGAGATCTTGACTCTGCGAACATTTTCCTCAATGATGCGCTCGTCATCGCACCACGATTCGATGAAGAGCGTCTGCATGTGTTTTGACCGTTAGAACAGGCTAGCGCATAAACCGTATGATGAGATGAGGAATCTTGATATTTTCATACCTCAATATCTTGTTTAGCAAACTCCTTCGCAAGCGATCGTCGGCCAGAGGCTAAAGGATTGACAGCATCATATATCGCAATTTGGCCATTTTCGAAATTCAAGTACTGGTATATGTCTTCACGACATCTTTTCATGATCTTTTGCCTCAATAGAACCGATGATGCGGATGCTGTATTCAGTTAGCGGGACGAAACGACGTCAATGGTATAAGTATCCACTGGTGCGAGTGTAGTGTGGAACGTGCTCTATAGCAAGGAGGACAAAGACGAAATCGGTAAAGAATCACGAATGACTCACCATTGACAAAAAAGTAATCATCTGGGATGTCTTGACCAACCGGTATCGTGGCTCGTCTGTAATCTCCAAGGTGGAAGATCCTAGTTTTTACACCTAGCCTGCAATTCCATAAGCAATGACAGCATGACCGATTCGACAGGAATACCAACCATCGAAGGTAGCGCGCTAATGCCACAGATATGTGTCTGAAATGCAACATGAAGCGTCAGTTATGTGACTAGCTCGATTTCCGTCGAGTTGGTGAAACGAACGTCTTGCCCCTCGCTGGTAGGCCTACAGTGATGATCACAATCCTTCCAGAATGGAAAAGTCGACCAGACTCCGTGCTATACAGTTGGGCTGGTGCCAAATCGGCCTTCTCAGGCAAATCATGGATTGCATCAACGAATGTCGATGATTTCCTTCGGAACCGAGGGGAATTGGCCACAATTTCGGCCGTTCTGAACCATGTTAGATTTAACAGACTTGTACAGCTGAAGCGAGGGTATGCCAAAGGAAGGGGATATGTTTCGCGTCTTGACCAAGGTTGAACCGAACTCCTTTGAGTATTCGATGGATTGATATAAAGGAATAATATCAGTCCTTACAGTAGTGTATCCATCTTGGAGGTTTATTTCAGACACTGAGCTCCGAATAAAATCGACTCGGAGGAACGCTCTCAAGAACAGATTGCAGGCGAGGAGAGTGACCTTCAGACAGGATATATTCACCAAGGCAAAGTGCCAAGGAACCCTCACAGTTGGGAGCTTCGGACGGGGTGACAAGGGAAAGTTAacggaaaaagaaaatagaagagaaaaagagaagagttaggatataataataagataaaaaggaaaggaggaaaCTAGATTGCAATAGGTTCCTAAGAGCTCCAGTAATGATTAGAGGGTGGTGAAAGATGCCTTGTCTCGGCGATAGCGAATTGTGCCTATGGCTGGCGTCCAATATACAGCAGTCCAGCGCTGGTTTTGGTGTAGTAAGTCAGTGCAATGATGTACCTTCGGAGGTACTCGGTACACTTGATGAAACTTCAAAAGTGCTTCTTAGAAATTTTGCGTAGAACTGTTTGGATCTTTCTCGCAAGCTAAATGCTTTTCTGTCAATAATAGAGACTACAAGAGACTACAGTAACCAACAGTGATCTTTCATCTAGCAATCTGCAAttagatcatcatcatcaagcccCAATGTCCCAACCCCAATTAAGCCCGAAGCGGCATAGTCTTGAGTCCTGTGACTTCGGGACTCTGTATGTGCCAAAGACGCATGCCGGGGCGGAAAAGCAAATGTCGCTTTTTTCCCATCAGAGGCTGCTTGGGAAGATCAATCAACAATTGTTGCGCTGCGACTCTTCCACTTACTGTCTCGATCCCCTAGAGCTGGTTAGACGCAGCCTACTATTATTTCATTTACTTGGCAACTACTAGCGAAGTTGCCTTCGTCACGTTCTAAGTGCAATCTTGGGGCTGGTCTCAGATATCGTCTTTCCTCGTCTCATCAATAGCGAGAAGGAGAGACGTCCCTCAAGCCCGCGTGACGGTCAACCTCATTACCTGACCATCCTCTTATCACGCCCGTTCACTTCTGCGCAGACAATCACAATGGCCGATTTTTTAGcccttccttctttccttgTGGAGAATTCCGCTGCCGTCGCCCTCAAAGACGCATACAACTCGTTCTCCGAGCGAAGGGCGGCCCTCGGCCTGTCCAACCCAGGAACTGTGGATAATATTGCCAGGGAAGTGCAGAAGGAGGTCCTGCTGTCTAACTTTATGTTCAGCGGTCTCCGTGCAGACTTGACAAAGGTTTTCGGCATGTCTCCCCTGTTCCGTGTCTCGCACGCCTTCTCCATGGGCGGGTCTGGCAACCTGCCTCCATATGCCTTCTCGGCCATGTACGGAACTCCTAAGGTATAATCATCGCTTCCTAGATAGAATGGGCTTCTTGCATTTTTCCGACTTCAAGTACTAAACTCTCATTTCGTCAGGTTTTTATGCAAGGTAACTTCGGAAGCGACGGCGCTCTCGCCGCTGTTTTCAACTACCGATGGAATCCCAAGCTGGTCACCAAGACCAACACTCAGATCATGGCCGGTGCTAGCCAGGGCCTCCTGCAAATTGATAATGACTATACCGGTGATGACTTCTCCGCATCTATCAAGGCCTTCAACCCATCCTGTCTGGACGGTGGCCTTACTGGAATCTTTGTCGGAAGCTATCTTCAGTCCATCACTCCcagccttgcccttggatTCGAAGCGATTTGGCAGCGTCAAGCTATGAACACCCGCCCAGAGACTGCCCTTTCGTACTGTGCGAGATACAAGGCAAACGACTGGATTGCCAGTGCTCAGCTGCAGGCTCAGGGCGTTTTCACTGCCTCCTATTGGAGAAAGCTCTCTGAACGTGTTGAGGCTGGTGTTGACATGAACCTTCAGTTTGCTCCTAATGCAGCCGCTGCTTTGATGGGCGGCCCTAGCAGAGACGGGACCACCTCTATTGGAGCCAAGTACGACTTCCGGGCTTCGACATTCCGTGCCCAGGTTGACAGCGCTGGTAAGGTCAGCTGCTTGCTGGAGAAGCGGATAGCCATGCCCATCTCTCTTACTTTTGCTGGCGAAATTGACCAGGCTAAGGTGAGTTGTCTGTATACATCCCTCGTGTGTTCGATGAAATCAAAATACTAATTCCTATGCTATTGTAGCAATCGGCTaagcttggccttgctgtGTCCCTCGAGATCGCTGGCGAGGAATTGATGGAACagcaggagaagatcgaggcTCAGGGCATGATCCCTCCTCCTTTCTAAACCTTCCCTAAAGCATAGCTGGAGCTAATCATACCCGCTTGCTCGTGGGAAACTGGagctttttttttgctgCTCCGCCATCCAGCTCGAGTTATTCTTCCACTATCTGTTTTATTagatcttctctctccacGTGTACctctggaagatggtgtATCACCTCGGTTATGCCCTTGAACGCGATTTGCTGGTGCAGGAAGTCGGTTGTTTGGCGCCAGGAACCAATTTTTGTATAGATCCATCTTCGATTTATTGGGGAGTCTCCTATTATTTCTCTTCCGAATTCCGCGTCATGGCTTCATCTGTGGGACTGTTGTTCCTTTCCTTGACCTCGTTGTTACCACGTTTATTGTGATGGGCGATGCTGGCTTGTTGACTGGGACTGCAGAGCATGGAATGCATGGAAGCGATGGCAGGAAGCTGTTATGTTCATGACATCTTAGAGGGATCAATGTAAAACAATTTAAGTTTCCTGAGTTTTCCAGCAGTTGGACTTTTTGCAGACGGCTATGTGGACACCAGATCAACGACGACTGCAATTTGTCATTGGGGATCAAGACACATGGATAGGCACTTTGCGACAGGGACAAGAGAGTATTCAGTCGCTCAGAATAGAGGCCATACCGGCACCAATTGACATTCAAGATCTGATATCTACTCAACATCAGAAAGCAGGCTACGTTCAACAACAACTGCAACAACCTATTTTATTATCGGTCTCTGGGGCTTCTTGCTTTTTAAATGTCTCGAGTTATTCGAGTCTACCCAAGCTAAATTCGCATATGAGCTCTGATGCCGTGGCGCTCCTGTACTTTCATAATAATAAAACAATGGTGAAGGAAATGTCAGCAATGCAGCTTTGGTCGTCCAATACAAATCGTCAATTGTGCAACTCACTTCCGTCTGAAACTAGGAGGTACTCCCTCAACAACCCACGTATGGCATCGAGCATGGCATCGAGCATGTAGATAGTATCCACATACCTATCACGAGAGTTGACTAGGCTAGTCCCTGACCTCGTACAGAACGCTGACTACTGACTTACCCAGATATACTGAAAAGGGTACACAATGGATGATACCGTGAGAACACAGCTCCTGAATGTTCTTAACTCCAACCCACTTAGGCTCGTTGAACAGGTCGTTTGCTCGACTGTCACTCTTCTCTCAGCCCCCACGAGTGTTACCTTGATTACACATTCATATCAAGGTTCCTCCTGGAAGTATCTGGCATGCGGACTGTTCTAGAGGCAAAATGCTCGAAAATAATAGTACGTAGTTAGGTCGAGCTTCGAGTGCGACTAGGTACCGTCTGTGGCGAATTCCGGGCCCCAAGAATCTTGAAGTCGCCAGGTTGGGCGATGGTGTAAACTGGATATTAATTTTTGAGTCTTTTAGAAGTCCCTGAATCTCTGCAGATACCTACTCTGATATGCGCTTTATCCACGGTCCTAACACCCAAGTATATTGTTTCAGCCCCACTGTGACATCATTTTTCCCTGGTTAAATTATATCTTAGAGCTTCAAAAAAAGCAGCTGAGGTAGATGGACGACTGTAGTATCAGGCCCAGTGGGTATCTTCACTGTTTTGCATTGATGTTATAGTAATGGTCATTATTGTCAGCAGAATATGGTCATAATCGAAGGCTGAGGCAGGTAGTTGTTTGGTGTCAGGTACTTCCTGCATGTATATATGTCTTTCGTCTTTCCCTTGCGAGTAGATTAACTCAGTCAAATCTACCAACCTAAGTGAAAAGAGGAGCATATAGCAAAGAGAACGCCGGTATAGCAGACCAAGCAGCTACTCAGAAGGGCTCTATGAAGCACTGTTGTAGTCGACCAAGCAGTACTGATTGTCGATGCGGCCTACGACTTGATTCCTGTAGCAGGATGTCCAAGATGGGTAGtcaaggcagagaagataTGAAATTCGAACATCTT contains:
- the tom40 gene encoding TOM complex pore protein TOM40: MADFLALPSFLVENSAAVALKDAYNSFSERRAALGLSNPGTVDNIAREVQKEVLLSNFMFSGLRADLTKVFGMSPLFRVSHAFSMGGSGNLPPYAFSAMYGTPKVFMQGNFGSDGALAAVFNYRWNPKLVTKTNTQIMAGASQGLLQIDNDYTGDDFSASIKAFNPSCLDGGLTGIFVGSYLQSITPSLALGFEAIWQRQAMNTRPETALSYCARYKANDWIASAQLQAQGVFTASYWRKLSERVEAGVDMNLQFAPNAAAALMGGPSRDGTTSIGAKYDFRASTFRAQVDSAGKVSCLLEKRIAMPISLTFAGEIDQAKQSAKLGLAVSLEIAGEELMEQQEKIEAQGMIPPPF
- a CDS encoding bifunctional fructose-2,6-bisphosphate 2-phosphatase/6-phosphofructo-2-kinase, producing the protein MDTLLTAEIVANSPRFRRKSSTFVDAIHDLPEKADLAPAQLYSTESGRLFHSGRIVIITVGLPARGKTHISVALARYLRWLGVKTRIFHLGDYRRATIPVGQDIPDDYFFVNASASSVLLRQKIMKRCREDIYQYLNFENGQIAIYDAVNPLASGRRSLAKEFAKQDIETLFIESWCDDERIIEENVRRVKISSPDYVGWSSEDAVKHYLARISARIPQFQTMEEKDLNYIKMINAGERLIVNNKSFGYLSNRIVFYLLNLHIKSRHTYFARAGVSLEADSYKADASLSEQGEDYAKKMTERLLQHRESEKQAMIDRGETDYELKPLTVWTSTRRRTVETAKYLYEKGYKVRQRSQMSQLNPGVCEKMSERRIREEYPDEVAKHELDPYHHRYPRAESYHDLAVRLEPIILELEREQNDLLIIAHESVLRVLYGYLMACNAADIPFLEFPRDEIIEVRTQLMPPKLQSSRLTRSFRLSRKATKMRRAEYTSLICQKRLYLALRKILRFLYLPVGYPLPWLEE